GTGTGTTCAAAAAGATAAAAGTGGACGCGCTTGTGGATTCGATGACCTGCCTCCCGGTCCACAAACCAGTATTCGATCTCCCCGACCTTCCCCAGACACCGACCGGTAAGGCCAGTCTCCTCCTGCGCTTCCCGCAGAGCCGTCTGCTCAGGATTTTCACCAGACTCCACGAGCCCTTTAGGCAGGGCCCAGATTGTCCCCCCTCTCAGCCCGATGGTGGCGATTTCCGGTCCCAGCGTCCCGCGGCGGTAAAGAACCCCTCCTGAAGAAACCTGATTCCGGACCGGCATCCTCGGTTTCCCGGTCTTTCCTTTCTCGCTCTCGGCTTCGGACTTCGGACGCCGGACCACAGCTCCATCTCCTAACGAGAGGGTCTCATTGATAGAATGAACACCGCTAGCCCGCATTATTCACGAACGGAGTGTCTTCGTGAATAATGCGCCTGCAGGTGCGGGCTCGACCGCACCGGCAGGTTTCGATCCCGCCGCTGCGGCGGGCCTCAAGGCTAGCCCTGAGCGACGCCCCGCACACGCGGGGCGGAGTCGAAGCCCGGAGGGCAGATTATTCACTTCTCTGTGAATAATCCGGGCTAGCTCACCGCTCCTTCAATGCCACAACCGTGGCACCGCTCCCTCCTTCACCGATCTCGGCGAGATGAAACCCCTCGACCAGAGTGTGGCTGGCCAGAAACTTGTGGACCCCCTTTCGGAGCACACCTGTTCCCTTGCCATGGATCACCCTGACCCGCCGAAGACCTAATAAGAAGGCGGCATCTAGATACTTCTCCAAGCGGCGTGATGACTCTTCGACAGTGCAACCAATTAGGTTGATCTCAGGGCCAATGGACTGGGTCCCCTCCACGAAGAGCGGCACCTCGGCGCGCGGCCCCTCTCGGGACCGGGCCGGGCAGAGCGCCGTGACAGGTAGGCGGACCCTGCCCACGGTGAGTTGCACCTCCACGGTCCCTTGCGGAGAGACCGATGTCAGAACCTGCCCTTCCCGGTGGAGCCCCGCAACCCTGACCCATCGGCCTGGACCAATCTCGGCCCCTGCCTCAAGCCCATTGACCGGAGGTGTGTCGTTCGCCTCCACCCTTGCCTTCAGCTCCTCGAGCCCTTGATGAAAACCCCGAATCTCCTCCCGCCGACCACCCTGATCCCGGAGTGCCCGAATCAGGCCCTCTCCCTGCTGGCGGAGTTCAGCAAGGAGCTGCCTCGATTCTTTCCGCGCCTGATGTGTAAGTTCCTTGATCCCCTCGCGCAACCGCACCACGAGTTTCTCCGCTTCTTTCTTCAGGGTTGTGGCCTGCTCGACCTCGTGATGCAGCCGGGTCTTGAGCCGGTCGACCTCCCGGCGGTCGACTTCGAGGGTCTCAAGGAAAGCCTGGGTATTTTGGTGCCCATCGGTGAGGACACCTCTGGCCCTTTCCAAAACTGCCCCGGGCAGACCGAGACGGCCAGCGATCTCCAACCCGTAGCTCTTGCCGGGGAGACCCAGCCGGACATGGTATGCAGGAGCCAGGCGTTCTAGATCGAATTCGACGCTGGCATTTTCCACGCCGGGAGTGAGGGCAGCAAAGGCCTTGACCGCCTCCAAATGAGTACTGGCGATCACCGAGGCGCCTCGCTCCCGGAGCGCGTCCAGGATGGCAATACCGAGGGCGGCACCTTCCGAGGGATCGGTCCCGGCCCCGAGCTCATCCAGAAGGATCAAGGTTTCAGGTCCTGCATGGGCCAAGATCTTGATGACCTGGCTCATGTGGGAGGAGAAGGTACTCAGGCTCTGTTCAATACTCTGCTCATCCCCAATATCGGCAAACACGGATCGGTAGCAGGGAATCTGGCTGTCCGGAGAAGCTGGGATGGGGAGACCGGACAATGTCATTAGGGTGAGAAGACCAGCGGTCTTCAGGGCGACGGTCTTTCCACCCGTGTTCGGTCCGGTGACCACCAGCACAGAAAACACCCCACCAACTTCGAGGTCAATGGGGACTGGCATCCCTTGCGGGCCGAGACTCAGCACGAGGAAGGGATGGCGAGCCTGACGCAGGATGAGGCGGCGGTCCCGGGTGACCCGCGGAACCTGAGCCCTGAGACGGACGGCTAGACGACCTTTGGCGGCCAGTAGGTCCAGATTACCCAGAAGCCCCAAGAGTGCCTGGATGATTTCCGCTTCTCGCCCAACTAGTGCTGTAAGGGCCCGGAGGACTTTGATCGCCTCCTCTTCCTCTTCCCGCAGCAGGCTCCGCAACCGGTTGTTCATCTCCACCACTGGGGTGGGCTCTAGGAAAAGGGTGAGGCCGCTCCCTGACTGATCCTGGACAATTCCCTTGATCCGCCCCTTGGCAGACGACTTCACCGGAATTACGTATCGGTCATTGCGAAGTGTGATGATCGGTTCGGCAAGGGTCGCCTGGTAGACGGGAGACGTCAGATACCACTCCAGCTTTACGAGAATGGCCGCCCGAAGGGTGCGCATATCCTGCCGAACCCGTTCAACCCCTGGGCTGGCCGTATCGGCCACCTCTGCCTCTGGCGTAATAGCCCCACCAATTGCCGCGCAGAGGGCTTCGGGGGGGACAAGGCCACGGGCCTGCTTCCAGAGGAGGGGCGCCCCCTCCTTCTCCCGATGGAAAAAGGTCCGGAGTCGGCGGGCCGCCTCCAGGGTTTCATAAATCTGCCAGAGGGACCGAGGATCGAGTGTGGCCCCCTCGATCCTCGCCCGGTTAAGATGGAGGCGAATATCAGTCACCCCACCGAAGGGTGGCTCCTCACCCCGTTCAAAGAGTGCCTTTGCCTCCGCGGCCTCGGCCAGGGCTTCCTGTACCCGTTCCAAGTCGTGCACAGGACTGAGATGCTGTGCCCGCTCTTTGCCCAAGGGGGTGTTCGCCGCCTCCTGGAGAAGACTCAGGACGCCGGTAAACTCTAATCCTGTCTGTGACCGGTCATCCATCCCTTAGAGTGCTCCAGGAAAAAATCGAGGGACCCCTTGCGGAGTCCCTTGAACTTTATTCTGTTCCCCATACACCATCGTGGAGTAGCCTCCTGCTCGCCTTTAGACGCGTCATCCCCCTCCAGAAAGTTCCTGTCTCACCAGCTGGCTTACGACCTTTCCATCAGCCCTCCCGGCCACCTGAGGCATCAGGTACGCCATCACCTTTCCCATGTCTTTTACCGAAGAGACTCCCGTAGCGGCGATGGCTTCCCTCACTTTCGCAGATAGCTCCTCGGCTGTCATCGCTTTGGGGAGGAATTGCTCGAGAACCTGAAGCTCCCCCTCTTCTTTGAGAACGAGGTCCTCCCGCCCCCCCTGGCGGAAATGGTAGATGGCGTCTCGACGCTGGGTACATTCCTTGACGATGAGCTGCAGAATCTCGGGCTCGGTCAGCTGTCCGCGCTTTTCCACCTCGCGATTCTTCACAGCGGACAAGAGCAGACGGAGGGTTGAAAGCTCCACTCTTCGGCCGGCCTTTAAGGCCGCCTGAAGATCCTGGTGGAGGCGGGCCTGAAGACCCATTCTATTCCTGCACCACGCGCATCTTCTTTAGCAACTTCTTCCGGACGGCGAGAGCCTTCTTTTTCCGGCGGACGCTTGGCTTTTCGTAATGCTCTCGCCTTCTCATCTCGGAGAGGACTCCAGCCTTTTCCAGCTGTTTCTTAAAGCGCCTCAGCGCGCTCTCGAAGCTCTCGTCCTCCCGGACGATAACGCTGATCACGCCTCACACCCCCCCCACTTAGACTATTTGTTATTTTGATACTTACGATAGATAAAACCGATGGTTGGCATAGAAAGTCGATGATAGATTATACTATCCGGGCCGGTTTGTCAACGTCCTTTCCCTCTTTTCCCTTTTTTTTCAATTCGGTCTTCCGTTTTCCCACCCGGCTCTGAAATTCGTTCCACAAGTCCTTCAAGGCAATACCCCGTGCCCCTAGGAGGACCATCGTATGAAACCAGAGGTCCACCACCTCATGCACGATCTCCTTGCGTCGCCCCCCTTTGACACTTAAAAGAACTTCAGAGGTCTCCTCGGCGATTTTCTTGAGGATCTTGTCCTCCCCTTCTCGCAACAGGGAGGCCACATATGATGCGCTGGGCCGCTTTTGCTTGCGCTCCAAAATCGTCCCATAGACCGCATCAAGGACTTGGGATGAGACACCATAGACCTCCTCAGGCCGAAAAGCCCGCTCCATAATCGGAGCGGAGGAGGTGAGATTCCTCTTGACCCGCCGGAAGAAGCACGACCGATAGCCAAGATGGCACGCGGCCACCTGCTGCTCCACCTGCAGTAGAAGGACGTCACCATCGCAGTCGAGGCGGACCTCTCGAACCCGCTGCAGATGTCCTGACTCTTCTCCTTTCTTCCAGAGTTGACCCCGGGACCGGCTGTAGTAGTGCGCAAAGCCGGTATCCAGAGTCATCCGAAGAGCCGCGCGGTTCATATAGGCCATCATCAATACTTGACCCGTCCTGGCATGCTGGGCGATGGCCGAGATCAAACCGTCTTTATTAAACTTGAGATTAGCTGGGATCTTAGCCACCGTTCCTCCTTGGTTCAGAGTTCATGGTTCAGGGTTCAGAGCAAAAAGCTGTGGCCACGCGGGCCTGGCAGTTAGCAGTCAGCTGTCAGCCGTCAGCAAGGAGCTAGAATCCTTAGGACCATTTCAGCCGACCGATCAAACCCCTTATGTCTCTGTGTCGACTGCTGACTACCGATAGCTGACCGCTGGAATCCTGAACCCTTACCTCTGAACCCTGAACCCTCAACGAGGACCGCTTCGCGGTCCTAGAGCCGAACGGGGATGCCGCGCTGGCTCAGGTAGGTCTTGGCTTCGGGCACGGAGATCTCTCCGAAGTGGAAAATAGACGCGGCAAGGACCGCATCGGCCTTGCCGATGGCGAGGGCTTCGTACAGATGCTCCACCGTCCCGGCACCTCCGGAGGCAATGACCGGTACGTCTACCTGCTCGGCGACCGCGGCAGTCAGATCCAAATCGTACCCCTCTCGCGTGCCGTCACAATCCATACTTGTCAGGAGGATCTCCCCCGACCCCAACGAGACCCCCTGATCCGCCCATGCTACCGCATCCAAACCAGTCGGCGTGCGGCCTCCATGAATATATACTTCCCACGAAAGTCCAAAGTCCGCGGTCCGTGGTCCAACGTCCGAGGTCCGACGTCCGATCTCTCCCGGACCGTCTTCCGACTTCGGCCTTTGGACTTTGGACTGCGGACGTCGTTTGGCGTCGATGGCGAGAACGATGCATTGGCTGCCGAACCGCTCTGCCGCCTCCCGAATCAGGTTGGGCTTTTGCACCGCCGCGGTGTTGAGGGAGACCTTATCCGCCCCGGCCAGCAGCAGAACCCGAATGTCGTCCACATCCCGGATGCCTCCTCCTACCGTCAGAGGTGTAAAAGCCCTCGCAGCCGTCTTCTCGACTACCCCGATCAGGATCTTCCGGCGCTCGGCCGATGCGGTAATGTCGAGGAAGACCAGCTCGTCGGCCCTGTCCCGATCGTACCGCTCCGCCACCTCTGCTGGATCCCCCGCGTCTCGAAGGTCGACGAAGCGGGTCCCCTTCACTACCCGGCCGTCCTTGACGTCGAGGCAGGGAATGATCCGCCTTGCTAGCATCGACGAAGCGTCTCCTCTGCCGCCACTGCAAGCGCCGCCTCGAGCTCGATAGCACCGCTGTACAGAGCCTTCCCAACAATGCAGCCGGCCACACCCTTGATGGTCCGAAGCCGCCGAATGTCGTCCAATGAAGCAATGCCTCCAGAGGCGAGGACCGGGTGACGGCTCTGCCTCGCCATCGCTTCCAACATCTCAAGATTGGGTCCTTCCAACGTCCCGTCCTTGAGGATGTCGGTATAGAGGATCCCGCCCAACTCCATGGAGGCCACCCCTTCCGCTACCTCCTCAGGCGAACGGTCCGAGAACTCGCGCCATCCTTTAACCGCCACCCTACCTCCTCGGGCATCGAGAGCGAGGATGACCCGCCTCGGATAGGCCGTACAGACCTGTTCGAGAAAGTCCGAGTCCAGGATCGCCGAAGTCCCCACAACTACCATGGCCACGCCAGCGGCGAAGGCCGCCTCGACCGCTTCCGCAGTTCTCAGGCCACCCCCCGCCTGGACCGGAATCTTGACCGCCCGCGCAATCGCTCCAATCACCGAGTGCTGTTTGGGTCCCCCGGCAAACGCCCCGTCCAGGTCGACCACGTGGAGACGCGGCGCCCCTTTGGCTTCCCACTCCCGCGCGACCGCCACAGGATCGTCACCATACACCGTCTCCCGGGCCGGATCCCCTTGGGTCAGACGAACTGCCCTCCCATGCCTTACATCGATGGCGGGAATGATCAACATATAGTGACCTGTTTCGCTGTCAGCTATCAGCTGTCCGCCCAAGACCGGCTCCCGAAAGCTGATTGCTGTTGCTGATTGCTGACGGCTTTACCTTTCGGCCAGGCTGCCAAAATTAGCAAGGAGCTGCAGGCCGCATGCCTGGCTCTTCTCGGGATGGAACTGGGTGGCAAAGAGGTTGTCACGCCAGATCATCGAGGTGAAACGGACCCCGTATTCAGTGATCCCGGCGATGACTCCCCGTTCGTCAGGTTCCACGAAGTACGAGTGAACAAAGTAGAAGTACGAGCCATCGGGAATCCCCTTCAGGATTGGCACCTCTCTTTGCAGGTGCACCTGGTTCCATCCCATATGGGGAATTTTTAAGCGCAATGTCCCGTCACCGCTCACCGGTGACGGAACAGACTCGGGAAAACGACGGACCCGCCCCCGGAGGATATCAAGGCCCTTATGGAGGCCAAACTCCTCACTCTCCGAGAAGAGAAAATGGAGGCCGAGACAGATCCCCAGGATCGCCTTGCCGGATTCGATCTCCCGCATCAGAGGCTCAATGAAGCCTGCCACCTTGAGCGTGGCAATCCCATCGGCAAAGGCCCCCACTCCTGGGAGCACGATCCCCGCCGCGTCCCGAAGGAGACGAGGCTCCTTGACCACACGCGCGGCGACCCCGACTTTCTCAAATCCCTTCTCCACGCTCCGCAGATTGGCGATCCCGCTGTCGATAATGGCAATCATCACGGCTCGATGACCGATCACCGTTCACCGATGACCGAGAGGAACAAAAACCCTTTCCCGTTACTTTGTCATCGGTCGTCGGTGATGGGTTTTCGGCTTATGGTGGTCTGTCGTCGGTCGTCGGTTATCGGTCATCGGTCAGCGGGCCGTCTACAGTTTTCCCTTCGTCGAGGGAATGCCTTTGACTCGTGGATCCAGAGAGATCGCCGCGTCCAAGGCGCGGCCCGCCGCCTTGAAGACCGCCTCGGCCATGTGGTGCGTGTTCTCGCCGTAAGGGATTCCGATATGGAGATTTGCCTTGAGAGCTGTGGCAAAGGCCCGAAAGAACTCTTTCAGGAGTGTGGCGTCGAACTCCCCAATCTTTCCTGTCAGCCCGTCTGCCCGGTATGCCAGGTATGGCCGACCGCTCAAATCGACGGCGACCCAGCCTAACGCATCGTCCATCGGCACTGTCGCCTCACCGTAGCGCCGAATACCCGTCCGGTTGCCCAGCGCCTGGGCAAATGCTTCTCCCAGGGCCAAACCGACGTCCTCCATGGTGTGGTGAGGATCCACCGCCAAGTCTCCTTTGGCCCTAAGTGTGAGGTTGAAGAGCCCGTGTTTCGTGAGTTGCGCAAGCATGTGATCAAAGAACGGAAGACCAGTCTTGATTTGGTAGCTCCCCTGCCCGTCGAGTTCTAGCTCGACGCCAACATCGGTCTCGGTGGTCCGCCGACGGATCGCCGCCTTGCGCGCCACGTATCTTTTCTTCCCTCTCAAGATCCCTCCTGCTTTCGAATCCGGACAGCCCGGGCGTGGCCATCGAGCCCTTCGAGAGATGCTAGCGTCACGGCAGGGTCCCCCAGCCGCTTCAGTCCCTCGGCACTGAAATGGAGCAGGCTCGTACGGTGTAGGAAATCTTCCACCGAGAGGGGTGACGCAAACCGCGCCGTTCCCCCTGTCGGCAGCACATGGTTCGGGCCGGCGAGGTAGTCCCCGAGGGTCTCGGGGGAAAATGCCCCCAGAAACACGGCCCCTGCATGCCGGACGCGTTCGAGCTGCGCCCACGGATCCTGGCAGTGAAGCTCCACATGTTCGGGAGCGATCTCGTTGACCAGCGCGAAGCAGGCCTCAAGGTCTTGTGCTACGAGGATAGCGCCATTATTGGTCAGGCTTGCTTCGGCTATGCTGCGCCGCGGAAGGTCGTTGAGCTGCCGGTTCAGTTCGGCCTCCACCTTTCGAGCGAGCGCCTCACTGGTCGTGATACAGAGGGCCATGGCCATTTCATCATGCTCGGCCTGGGCGAGGAGGTCCGCGGCGACGTACGCAGGCTCCGCGGCTCCGTCCGCCACAACCACGACCTCGCTAGGCCCGGCGATCGCATCGATCCCCACGGTGCCAGCCACTAAGCGCTTGGCGGTCGCCACGTAGATGTTGCCCGGACCCACGATCTTATCGACTCTGGGGATGCTGGCTGTCCCGAAGGCCAACGCCCCGATCGCTTGCGCCCCTCCCACCTTGTAAATCTCGCCAACCTCCGCCAGGGCAGCAGCCACGAGGACTGCAGGATGGACGGTGAGATTGGAAGTGACCGGGGTGCAGATCGCCCGCCGTTTGACCCCTGCCACACGCGCAGGGAGAGCATTCATGAGCACGGTAGAGGGATAGGCCGCTTTCCCGCCGGGGACATAGATCCCAACCGCATCCAGGGGTCGACAGAGCTGGCCGAGGATCGCCCCCTCCTCGGTAAGGAACCAGGACTCGGGGAGCTGTCGGCGGTGAAAGGCCTCGATCCGCACTGCGGCCAGCTTTAAAGCTTCGACCGCCTCGGGGGAGAGATCATCAAAGGCTCGTGCCACCTCTTCCGGAGTGACCCGGATCGTCGCCGGCGTGAGAGACGCCTCATCAAAACGCTGCGCGTACTCTAAGACGGCCGTATCGCCTTTTTCGCGGACCTCGGTGAGGATAGGGCGAACCACGACCTCCGCCTCGGCGGACACCGTCGCCCGCCGCACCGCGAGCTCTTTCAGGAAGGCGGCTCCTACATCCCCATCAGCGCGGAGGAGTCGCATCATGCCCTCCCTCCCGCACGACGGTCATCAGTCGGTCAATCAGCCCACGAACCTGCTGGTACTTGGTCTTCAAGGCCGCCCGATTGACGATGAGCCGCGCCGTAGCGGTCGCGATCTCTTCCACTTCCTCTAATTCGTTCTCCCGCAAGGTTCGTCCGGTGTCGACCAAATCCACAATTCGCTCGCAGAGTCCCAGCGACGGTGCCAGCTCGACGGACCCCGAGAGGCGAATGATCTCTACCTGCACGCCCTGCTCGGTGAAGTACCGTTCGGCTATCTGGGGATATTTGGTGGCCACCCGGACGGCGGAGACTCCGACGGGTCTTCCCCGACTCTGGAGGTTCTTCGGCTGGGCGACGACCAAACGACAGGCCCCAAACTTGAGGTCCAGCGGTTCGTAGACATCCCGCTCTTGCTCCAGGAGGATATCTTTTCCCACCACCCCCATATCGGTGGCACCGTACTCCACATAGGTGGGAATATCGGCCGGACGGAGGATCAGGAAGCGATACGCCCCGGTGGAATCCTCACACAGGAGACGCCGGGATTCTGTGAGCCCCTCCAGCCCGTGGATCCCCGCCGCCTCAAAGAGCTTGATGGCCTCAGGAAAAAGCCGTCCCTTGGGAAGGGCTATAGCGATCTGTCCTCGCTGCATTCAGCCCTCCACTCGTTGGATCTCCCCGCCGAGGGAGTGAAGCTTTGCCTCTAATCGCTCGTAGCCGCGATCCAGGTGATAGATGCGGTGGAGCACCGTTTCTCCGCGGGCTTGCAGTCCTGCGATGACCAAGGAGGCACTGGCGCGTAGATCGGTCGCCATCACAGGGGCTCCGCGGAGGCAGGGGACACCCTGGACAAGAGCGGTCGGGCCGCCGAACGTAATATCCGCTCCCATCCGCACCAGCTCAGGGATGTGCATAAAGCGGTTTTCGAAGACCGTTTCCGTGATGACAGATTTCCCATCGGCGATCGTCATCAAGGCCATGATCTGGGCCTGAACATCGGTGGCGAAACCAGGAAAGGGCGCGGTGGTGATATCCACCGCCTGCGGCCGGGTACCCATCCGTACCCGGAGTCCTCCCTCCTCTACCGCCACGGCCGCCCCTGCCTCCTGGAGTGTCGTCGTCACCGCTTCGAAGTGTTGGGGAATGCACCCCTGGATCAAGACATCGCCCTGGGTGATGGCCCCTGCCACCGCCAAGGTCGCCGCCTCGATCCGATCCGGGACAATCCGGTGTTGGGTACCCGCCAGGTCCTCGACCCCCTCGATGGTTATGGTGGACGTCCCAGCCCCCTCGATCCGGGCTCCCATCTTTTGGAGAAGATGCGCCAAGTCTCCTACCTCCGGCTCGCGGGCGGCATTTTCGAGGACGGTGGTCCCCTTCGCTAACGTCGCCGCCATCATGAGATTTTCGGTTCCCGTGACGGAGACTTGTTCGAACGCAAAGCGGGTCCCGATGAGGCGAGGCGCCTTGGCCACCACGTACCCCTCTACGATCTCGATCTCCGCTCCCATCCTTTGGAGTCCAGCCAGATGCAGGTTGATCGGGCGCGGGCCAATGGCACAGCCCCCGGGTAGCGAAACTCGGGCCTTCCCGAATCTGGCGAGGAGGGGACCCAGCACCAGCACCGAGGCCCGCATCGTCCGCACGAGATCGTACGGAGCCTCGCAACGACGAACCGCCCGCGAACTGAGACACACGGTCCCCAAACCACCTTCGCGAGAC
This Candidatus Methylomirabilota bacterium DNA region includes the following protein-coding sequences:
- a CDS encoding NUDIX hydrolase, with the translated sequence MVRRPKSEAESEKGKTGKPRMPVRNQVSSGGVLYRRGTLGPEIATIGLRGGTIWALPKGLVESGENPEQTALREAQEETGLTGRCLGKVGEIEYWFVDREAGHRIHKRVHFYLFEHTGGDPNHHDFEVEEVRWMPLTEALTRLTYRSERDTVEKASKILQERS
- the rpsU gene encoding 30S ribosomal protein S21, which gives rise to MISVIVREDESFESALRRFKKQLEKAGVLSEMRRREHYEKPSVRRKKKALAVRKKLLKKMRVVQE
- the hisIE gene encoding bifunctional phosphoribosyl-AMP cyclohydrolase/phosphoribosyl-ATP diphosphatase HisIE, which translates into the protein MAKIPANLKFNKDGLISAIAQHARTGQVLMMAYMNRAALRMTLDTGFAHYYSRSRGQLWKKGEESGHLQRVREVRLDCDGDVLLLQVEQQVAACHLGYRSCFFRRVKRNLTSSAPIMERAFRPEEVYGVSSQVLDAVYGTILERKQKRPSASYVASLLREGEDKILKKIAEETSEVLLSVKGGRRKEIVHEVVDLWFHTMVLLGARGIALKDLWNEFQSRVGKRKTELKKKGKEGKDVDKPARIV
- a CDS encoding GatB/YqeY domain-containing protein; the encoded protein is MGLQARLHQDLQAALKAGRRVELSTLRLLLSAVKNREVEKRGQLTEPEILQLIVKECTQRRDAIYHFRQGGREDLVLKEEGELQVLEQFLPKAMTAEELSAKVREAIAATGVSSVKDMGKVMAYLMPQVAGRADGKVVSQLVRQELSGGG
- the hisD gene encoding histidinol dehydrogenase is translated as MMRLLRADGDVGAAFLKELAVRRATVSAEAEVVVRPILTEVREKGDTAVLEYAQRFDEASLTPATIRVTPEEVARAFDDLSPEAVEALKLAAVRIEAFHRRQLPESWFLTEEGAILGQLCRPLDAVGIYVPGGKAAYPSTVLMNALPARVAGVKRRAICTPVTSNLTVHPAVLVAAALAEVGEIYKVGGAQAIGALAFGTASIPRVDKIVGPGNIYVATAKRLVAGTVGIDAIAGPSEVVVVADGAAEPAYVAADLLAQAEHDEMAMALCITTSEALARKVEAELNRQLNDLPRRSIAEASLTNNGAILVAQDLEACFALVNEIAPEHVELHCQDPWAQLERVRHAGAVFLGAFSPETLGDYLAGPNHVLPTGGTARFASPLSVEDFLHRTSLLHFSAEGLKRLGDPAVTLASLEGLDGHARAVRIRKQEGS
- the hisH gene encoding imidazole glycerol phosphate synthase subunit HisH, with the translated sequence MIAIIDSGIANLRSVEKGFEKVGVAARVVKEPRLLRDAAGIVLPGVGAFADGIATLKVAGFIEPLMREIESGKAILGICLGLHFLFSESEEFGLHKGLDILRGRVRRFPESVPSPVSGDGTLRLKIPHMGWNQVHLQREVPILKGIPDGSYFYFVHSYFVEPDERGVIAGITEYGVRFTSMIWRDNLFATQFHPEKSQACGLQLLANFGSLAER
- the hisB gene encoding imidazoleglycerol-phosphate dehydratase HisB; the protein is MARKAAIRRRTTETDVGVELELDGQGSYQIKTGLPFFDHMLAQLTKHGLFNLTLRAKGDLAVDPHHTMEDVGLALGEAFAQALGNRTGIRRYGEATVPMDDALGWVAVDLSGRPYLAYRADGLTGKIGEFDATLLKEFFRAFATALKANLHIGIPYGENTHHMAEAVFKAAGRALDAAISLDPRVKGIPSTKGKL
- a CDS encoding endonuclease MutS2, yielding MDDRSQTGLEFTGVLSLLQEAANTPLGKERAQHLSPVHDLERVQEALAEAAEAKALFERGEEPPFGGVTDIRLHLNRARIEGATLDPRSLWQIYETLEAARRLRTFFHREKEGAPLLWKQARGLVPPEALCAAIGGAITPEAEVADTASPGVERVRQDMRTLRAAILVKLEWYLTSPVYQATLAEPIITLRNDRYVIPVKSSAKGRIKGIVQDQSGSGLTLFLEPTPVVEMNNRLRSLLREEEEEAIKVLRALTALVGREAEIIQALLGLLGNLDLLAAKGRLAVRLRAQVPRVTRDRRLILRQARHPFLVLSLGPQGMPVPIDLEVGGVFSVLVVTGPNTGGKTVALKTAGLLTLMTLSGLPIPASPDSQIPCYRSVFADIGDEQSIEQSLSTFSSHMSQVIKILAHAGPETLILLDELGAGTDPSEGAALGIAILDALRERGASVIASTHLEAVKAFAALTPGVENASVEFDLERLAPAYHVRLGLPGKSYGLEIAGRLGLPGAVLERARGVLTDGHQNTQAFLETLEVDRREVDRLKTRLHHEVEQATTLKKEAEKLVVRLREGIKELTHQARKESRQLLAELRQQGEGLIRALRDQGGRREEIRGFHQGLEELKARVEANDTPPVNGLEAGAEIGPGRWVRVAGLHREGQVLTSVSPQGTVEVQLTVGRVRLPVTALCPARSREGPRAEVPLFVEGTQSIGPEINLIGCTVEESSRRLEKYLDAAFLLGLRRVRVIHGKGTGVLRKGVHKFLASHTLVEGFHLAEIGEGGSGATVVALKER
- the murA gene encoding UDP-N-acetylglucosamine 1-carboxyvinyltransferase; amino-acid sequence: MDRLLIRGGHPLCGSVTVSGAKNSALPAMVAVLLASDELVLENIPSLRDVTTIERLLQFMGVESREGGLGTVCLSSRAVRRCEAPYDLVRTMRASVLVLGPLLARFGKARVSLPGGCAIGPRPINLHLAGLQRMGAEIEIVEGYVVAKAPRLIGTRFAFEQVSVTGTENLMMAATLAKGTTVLENAAREPEVGDLAHLLQKMGARIEGAGTSTITIEGVEDLAGTQHRIVPDRIEAATLAVAGAITQGDVLIQGCIPQHFEAVTTTLQEAGAAVAVEEGGLRVRMGTRPQAVDITTAPFPGFATDVQAQIMALMTIADGKSVITETVFENRFMHIPELVRMGADITFGGPTALVQGVPCLRGAPVMATDLRASASLVIAGLQARGETVLHRIYHLDRGYERLEAKLHSLGGEIQRVEG
- the hisA gene encoding 1-(5-phosphoribosyl)-5-[(5-phosphoribosylamino)methylideneamino]imidazole-4-carboxamide isomerase, translating into MGGQLIADSETGHYMLIIPAIDVRHGRAVRLTQGDPARETVYGDDPVAVAREWEAKGAPRLHVVDLDGAFAGGPKQHSVIGAIARAVKIPVQAGGGLRTAEAVEAAFAAGVAMVVVGTSAILDSDFLEQVCTAYPRRVILALDARGGRVAVKGWREFSDRSPEEVAEGVASMELGGILYTDILKDGTLEGPNLEMLEAMARQSRHPVLASGGIASLDDIRRLRTIKGVAGCIVGKALYSGAIELEAALAVAAEETLRRC
- the hisF gene encoding imidazole glycerol phosphate synthase subunit HisF, with product MLARRIIPCLDVKDGRVVKGTRFVDLRDAGDPAEVAERYDRDRADELVFLDITASAERRKILIGVVEKTAARAFTPLTVGGGIRDVDDIRVLLLAGADKVSLNTAAVQKPNLIREAAERFGSQCIVLAIDAKRRPQSKVQRPKSEDGPGEIGRRTSDVGPRTADFGLSWEVYIHGGRTPTGLDAVAWADQGVSLGSGEILLTSMDCDGTREGYDLDLTAAVAEQVDVPVIASGGAGTVEHLYEALAIGKADAVLAASIFHFGEISVPEAKTYLSQRGIPVRL
- the hisG gene encoding ATP phosphoribosyltransferase translates to MQRGQIAIALPKGRLFPEAIKLFEAAGIHGLEGLTESRRLLCEDSTGAYRFLILRPADIPTYVEYGATDMGVVGKDILLEQERDVYEPLDLKFGACRLVVAQPKNLQSRGRPVGVSAVRVATKYPQIAERYFTEQGVQVEIIRLSGSVELAPSLGLCERIVDLVDTGRTLRENELEEVEEIATATARLIVNRAALKTKYQQVRGLIDRLMTVVREGGHDATPPR